A segment of the Fibrobacter succinogenes subsp. succinogenes S85 genome:
TTTGAAAAAAAACGCGCAACTGGGTTGCGCGTTTTTTGCATCGGGGCTTTTTTGTCCCCCTCTATATTACTTGTTCTTGAGCAAGTCGCGAATTTCGGTGAGGAGCTTTTCTTCGGCGCTCGGTGCCGGAGGTGCTGCCGGAGCTGCGGCTGCTTCAGCTTCTTTCTTCTTGCGCATGTTCTGCATGAAACCGAGGAATTTCTTCATCATGAGGAAGACGGCGAATGCGACGATGAGGAAGTTCAGGACTTCACCGATGAACGTGCCGTACGGAATGGCGATGCCTTCGGAGGTCGTGTAGACGAGCGTCTTGATGCCTTCGCCTGCGTTCTGGCCGCCGCACTTGGCAATGACTGCAGTGACGAGCGGCATGACGATGTCGTTCACGAAGGAGTTGACGATTTTACCGAAGGCGGCTCCGATGATGATACCGATAGCCATGTCGACGATGTTACCCTTGAAGGCAAATGCCTTGAATTCTTCAATGAGTGAAGCTGCTTTATTTTTAATGCTCATTTTTGAGTCCCCTTTATGATTGGTTTCTTATTAAATAATAGCAAAGTCTTTAAAGATTGGGCGGTATTTTTTAAATTTGGCGCGTTATGTCATGGTTAATATTGGCTTTTGCTTCGGCGGTTTTTCTTGGCTTTTACGACTTGGCTAAGAAGAAATCGGTTCAGGATAACGCTGTCCGTCCGGTACTTTTGCTCTGCAGCGTTTTTTACGCGCTTTTGATGTTGCC
Coding sequences within it:
- the mscL gene encoding large-conductance mechanosensitive channel protein MscL, yielding MSIKNKAASLIEEFKAFAFKGNIVDMAIGIIIGAAFGKIVNSFVNDIVMPLVTAVIAKCGGQNAGEGIKTLVYTTSEGIAIPYGTFIGEVLNFLIVAFAVFLMMKKFLGFMQNMRKKKEAEAAAAPAAPPAPSAEEKLLTEIRDLLKNK